One region of Hemiscyllium ocellatum isolate sHemOce1 chromosome 32, sHemOce1.pat.X.cur, whole genome shotgun sequence genomic DNA includes:
- the sost gene encoding sclerostin, with the protein MVMGFLQACLVAACICALLRGCLCRPEGWGTLKNDATEIIPEYPEIRAEVRNHSVNQAKHGGRRRSQSLQLRGATEFSCRELRSTRYISDGTCRSVKPVRELICSGQCLPAHLLPNSIGRVRWWSRHQTSDYRCVPAHSRTQRVRLECQNQETRTYKIQVVTSCKCKRYSRHHNQSDNKQLSKGAISRRRKTKKKAIPPKNRGKGNHHDQADRY; encoded by the exons ATGgtcatgggcttcctccaggCGTGTCTGGTAGCCGCCTGTATCTGCGCCCTGCTCCGGGGCTGCCTGTGCCGACCCGAAGGTTGGGGAACGCTGAAAAACGATGCGACCGAAATCATTCCCGAGTACCCGGAGATTCGCGCCGAGGTCAGGAATCACAGCGTGAACCAGGCAAAGCACGGAGGCAGGCGGCGAAGCCAGTCCCTGCAACTGAGGG GAGCAACAGAATTCAGTTGCCGGGAGCTTCGATCCACCAGATATATATCAGATGGAACATGTCGCAGTGTGAAACCAGTGAGGGAGCTAATTTGCTCCGGTCAGTGTTTGCCAGCCCATCTCCTGCCCAATTCCATTGGCCGGGTTAGGTGGTGGAGCCGGCATCAGACCTCTGACTATCGGTGTGTACCAGCCCACTCACGAACCCAGCGTGTCCGGTTAGAGTGCCAAAACCAGGAGACAAGGACCTACAAAATCCAAGTGGTGACTTCCTGCAAGTGCAAAAGGTATTCCCGCCACCACAACCAGTCGGACAATAAGCAGTTGAGCAAGGGAGCCATCTCGAGGAGGAGAAAGACCAAGAAGAAAGCAATACCCCCTAAAAACAGAGGCAAAGGCAACCATCATGACCAAGCTGATCGATATTAG